The Bacteroidia bacterium nucleotide sequence TTGGAAAGCAACTCTAAATTATCCGAATATTGAACTAATGCGAAGTTTAGCAGATTTAATGCCTTAACTAAGGCATCTTCAGAATAATAAAAGTTGAATAAATCTTCCAGTTGGTACAGGTCTATGAAAAAACTGTGTCCGTGTCGTAGTTTTTCCTCAAAAAGCTTTGCTTCTTGCCGGATTTGACCAGACTTCCAGTCTTCTTCACTATTAGGGTCATCAAAAAAAGCCATCTTACTTAGATGAGGTTATCAAATTAATACTTAGGTTAACAAGGTGCAATTCTTTCACAGCAATTAACATATTTCTACGAGAAAAAGAAGGAAATAGATGCAACAAATACCGTCAAAAACTTGAGCGCAAGTTCGGTATTTTTTAACAAGCCCACAACATATTTATCAATTGGGAATGTGAATAACTCCGGAGTGAGTTTGTGTAAGGGGATCCAGCGAAAAGATAACGTGCCACTATACTCCGTAATAGGAGGTGGTAAGCTGCCCGGCAAAACCCCTAAGGCCGTAGTTAGATAATAAACGCTTAAAATCTGGTCATTCGTATTAAAAGCAGATTGCTGAAAAAAGTCTGTTGTGTAAAAATGCTGAATATCAGCTAAATGCAAATTTGTTTCTTCTAAAAACTCACGTTTTAAGGCATCTACTAAACCCTCTCCCCACTCCAAACCTCCTCCCTGAAACTTACTGAAATTCCAGCCGTTACGCTCTTCATCCGTAATTAACACCTCTTTATTCGGGTTAAATAACAACCCATACACCCGCACTACAACCCGCTTATCAGAAGCTTGTGTGTTCATAAATTTTAGCAAAGTAAATAAAAATAATCAGGATACGTTCTCCCCAACCGTTATCGGCGGGGGCTGATGTTAAAACTGTATCTCCCCAATTTTTGCATCTAATAAAAAAAGTCTGCTTAAAATACTTTTGAATGTAGTATGCCACTAATTTTGTACCTTAAATGACAGAGAGTTTATCTTTAAGTGACCAAGAATTAGCTCGGCGGGAGGAGTTAATGCAGTTAAAAAGTCTTGGTATTGAGCCATATCCGGCGGCAGAGTTTTTAGTTACGCATCATTCTGCGGAGATATTAGCAGGCTTTGACGCGCATCCTGAGTCTTTTCAGCAGGTACGCCTTGCCGGGCGGCTAATGTCTAAACGGCTGATGGGAAAGGCCGCCTTCTCTGACCTCCATGATGCACAAGGCCGTATCCAACTCTATATCGCAAGAGATGCCATCTGCCCCAATGAAGACAAAACCTATTTTGACCAAGTATTCAAAAAATTATTCTCCTTAGGAGACATCGTTGGCGTTATCGGATATGCTTTCAAGACAAAAACAGGTGAGACTTCAATTCATGTTCAGGAAATAGTACTTCTTTCTAAGGCACTACGTCCGCTACCGGTTGCCAAAGAAAAAGATGGCGTTGTGTATGACGCTTTTACGGACCCTGATTTACGCTACCGAATGCGTTATGTGGATTTAGTGGTGAACCCGCACACCCGAATGGTGTTTCAAAAACGCGCCCAAATCGTAAACACAATGCGAAATTACTTTAACCAACGGGGCTACTTAGAGGTGGAAACCCCTATCTTACAACCTATTCACGGCGGAGCATTGGCCAAACCTTTTGTTACACATCATAACGCCTTGGATATGAAACTCTACCTCCGAATTGCTAATGAACTTTATCTAAAACGGCTTATCGTTGGCGGCTTTGACGGAGTATATGAATTTTCCAAAGACTTCCGAAACGAGGGAATGTCCAGATTCCATAATCCCGAATTTACCCAAGTAGAACTCTACGTGGCCTACAAAGATTACCGATGGATGATGAACCTCGTAGAAGAACTCATAGAACAAGTAGTGCTCGCCCTGCATAACACAACCACAATCACAGTTGGAGAACATACAATTGATTTTCAACGCCCGTGGAAAAAATTCACCATGTTTGAAGCGATTCAAAACTTTACTGGTTATGACATCTCTAATGCTACCGAAGCTGAACTCAAAGCTATTTGTGTAGCCTTAAAACTCCCGATAGATTCTTCTATGGGAAAATCTAAATTGATTGATACTATTTTTGGAGAATGTGTGGAAAGACAACTGATACAGCCTACATTTATTTATGATTATCCGTTGGAAATGAGCCCATTATCGAAGAAACACCGAACAAAGTCCGGCTTGGTTGAACGCTTTGAGCTTATCTGCAACAGTAAGGAAATCTGCAATGCCTATTCAGAATTAAATGACCCAATAGACCAGCGGGCTCGTTTTGAGGAACAATTAGATTTAGCCAAACGTGGAGATGATGAAGCAATGGCACTGGATGAAGACTTCTTACGTGCCTTGGAATTTGCCATGCCGCCTACTGCCGGGTTGGGAATCGGAATAGACAGATTAACCATGATTTTAACCAATCAGCCGTCTATTCAAGATGTATTACTTTTCCCGCAAATGCGCCCCGAAAAAAATGAACAATAATGTGGGCGGCATTTACCCAAAAACCTGATAAAAATAACCTAAACATTTCCGGTTTGGTAAAACAAAAAATGATATAAATCCTCCAATTCTATGGAAGCAGCCGATAACTTTTGGGTATCTCTATTTTCTAAACGATATTTTAGAATTGGAACTTTGATTGCTATTGCCGTTATCAGCTTTTTGATGCACTTTAATCATTTTTCTAAAGAGCTGATTAGCATACACGTTTGGCGGCAAACCCAAACCCAGTCCAATATCGTTAATTTCTATGAAGAAGATATGAACATACTAAACCCGCGGAGAAACGACCGAGGGAATGGAGATGGTATTTTCAGAATGGAATTTCCGCTGATGCAATGGTTAGTTGCTTGCAGCTATCATATATTTGGAAATAGTGTGTTGATAACCAGAATAATAATGTTCCTAACAGGCTTATTATCAGTGCTGGGAATGTATTATTTGCTAAAAAATATTTTTAATCAGGAATCTGCTGCTTTGCTTGGGGCTTGGGCATTTAACTTTTCACCGTGTTTTTATTATTACACCATAAATCCTTTGCCGGATAATATGGCATTGTGCTGTGCAATATGGGGGCTGAGTTTCTTCTTTTTGTGGTACCAAAACAAAAAAGTCAGTAAGCTCATACTTAGCGGGTTATTTCTGTCTATTGCAGCACTTTGTAAACTTCCGTTTATCCTGTATTTTATCGTTCCAATTATTTTTTTGGCACAAAATATCTTCAAAAACGGTGTTACTCGTTCTTTGTGGTTACAGGGTATCGCTGTTTTTAGCTGGGGGATTTTTCCCTTAGCTTGGTATGCTGTTGTGATCCCACAATGGCATGGAAACTCAATTGTATCCGGAATGTTGGATAATCAGGATTCAATATGGTCATTGATTGATTATTTGCACCATAATTTGATTTCTACATTACCGGAATTGCTGCTCAACTATGGGTCTTTGCCTTTTTTTATAGCGGGTTTTTATTTTTTGTATCAGAAAAAATCGTATCGTGATGAAAAGTTTTTGATGTTATTGGGTTTAAGCACAATGGTTCTAATTTACTTTTTGTTTGAGCTAAATGCAATCCAAAAAATCCATGATTATTATCTTTTTCCGTTTTTTCCGTTGCTATTTATGCTGGTTGCTTATGGTGGCTATCAGCTACTTTGTTCAAAACAGTCTTATATTCAATATTTTAGTGTTTTTTTGTTACTTATTCTTCCGATTACGTGTTAT carries:
- a CDS encoding glycosyltransferase family 39 protein; translated protein: MEAADNFWVSLFSKRYFRIGTLIAIAVISFLMHFNHFSKELISIHVWRQTQTQSNIVNFYEEDMNILNPRRNDRGNGDGIFRMEFPLMQWLVACSYHIFGNSVLITRIIMFLTGLLSVLGMYYLLKNIFNQESAALLGAWAFNFSPCFYYYTINPLPDNMALCCAIWGLSFFFLWYQNKKVSKLILSGLFLSIAALCKLPFILYFIVPIIFLAQNIFKNGVTRSLWLQGIAVFSWGIFPLAWYAVVIPQWHGNSIVSGMLDNQDSIWSLIDYLHHNLISTLPELLLNYGSLPFFIAGFYFLYQKKSYRDEKFLMLLGLSTMVLIYFLFELNAIQKIHDYYLFPFFPLLFMLVAYGGYQLLCSKQSYIQYFSVFLLLILPITCYLRMQYRWDLNEPGFNPDWLIYKNELREIAPKNTLVVAGNDNSHFIMFYYIDKKGWGFQENNLTPAQLSSMISLGAEYLYTDSADMVSQNSLTQYIDKLLLERGSVRVYRLKKAI
- the lysS gene encoding lysine--tRNA ligase, encoding MTESLSLSDQELARREELMQLKSLGIEPYPAAEFLVTHHSAEILAGFDAHPESFQQVRLAGRLMSKRLMGKAAFSDLHDAQGRIQLYIARDAICPNEDKTYFDQVFKKLFSLGDIVGVIGYAFKTKTGETSIHVQEIVLLSKALRPLPVAKEKDGVVYDAFTDPDLRYRMRYVDLVVNPHTRMVFQKRAQIVNTMRNYFNQRGYLEVETPILQPIHGGALAKPFVTHHNALDMKLYLRIANELYLKRLIVGGFDGVYEFSKDFRNEGMSRFHNPEFTQVELYVAYKDYRWMMNLVEELIEQVVLALHNTTTITVGEHTIDFQRPWKKFTMFEAIQNFTGYDISNATEAELKAICVALKLPIDSSMGKSKLIDTIFGECVERQLIQPTFIYDYPLEMSPLSKKHRTKSGLVERFELICNSKEICNAYSELNDPIDQRARFEEQLDLAKRGDDEAMALDEDFLRALEFAMPPTAGLGIGIDRLTMILTNQPSIQDVLLFPQMRPEKNEQ
- a CDS encoding NUDIX hydrolase; this translates as MNTQASDKRVVVRVYGLLFNPNKEVLITDEERNGWNFSKFQGGGLEWGEGLVDALKREFLEETNLHLADIQHFYTTDFFQQSAFNTNDQILSVYYLTTALGVLPGSLPPPITEYSGTLSFRWIPLHKLTPELFTFPIDKYVVGLLKNTELALKFLTVFVASISFFFS